The genomic window CCGCAGCCGGGCGTTGACGGCGCCGACCGTCTCGGCGTAGGCGGCCGGGATGTCGTGGACGGTCATCGAGGGCCCGGCCCAGTCGGTGCGGAATCCGCTGGGCTCGACCACCAGGACCTTGACGCCGAACGGGGCCAGCTCGGCGCGCAGCACCCGGCTGAACCCGTCGATGGCGAACTTGGCCGCCTGGTACGAGGCGATGCCGGGGGAACCGCCGACCCGGCCGCCCACCGAGGAGAACTGCATGACCAGCCCGCCCTGCTGCTCGCGCAGCAACGGGATCGCGGCCTTGGTGACGTTGTACACGCCCCAGAAGTTCGTCTCGAACTGCGCGCGGAAGTCGCTCTCCTCGGTGGTCTCGATCGGCGAGACATTGGCGTAGCCGGCGTTGTTCACCAGGACGTCGATGCCGCCGAAGTGCTGCCGCGCCTCGGCGAGGGCGGCGCGGGCGGCCGCGGGGTCGGTCACGTCGAGGGCGATCGGGCGGATCCGGGAGCCGTGGCGCTCGGCCAGGTCGGCCAGTTGCTCGGGCCGCCGGGCCGTCGCCGCCACCGAGTCACCGGCCTCCAGGGCCGCGTTGACGAGGGCGCGACCGAAGCCGCGCGAGGAACCAGTGATGAACCAGGTCTGCTGCATGGCTTTAGTAAAACGCCGTTGCGCTAATAACGCAACAGCGTTCCGGTAATAACGCAACGACGTTCCGCTACTATCGTGGGATGAACGCCGCCGAGTTCCAGCGCGCCCGATCGCCCGAGGCCAAGCGCCTGCGCGAAGCCTCGATCCTGGAGGCCGCCCGGGCTCTGGGCCGTGAGCGCGGCATCCGGAGCGTCACGCTGACCGACATCGCCGCGGCCGTCGGGATGCACAAGTCGGCCCTGCTGCGCTACTTCGAGACGCGCGAGGAGATCTTCCTGCTGCTGACCGCCGAGGGCTGGCAGGAGTGGTCGCAGGCGCTCACCGAGCGGCTGCGGGCGGAGCCCGATCCTGGCCCCGCGGGCGTGGCGCAGGCGTTCGCGGCGACCCTCGCCGCCCGCGGGCTCTTCTGCGACCTGCTCGCCCACGCGCCGCTCACCCTGGAGCGCAACGTCTCGCTGGACGTGGTGCGCGACTTCAAGCTCGGCACGCTCGCCGCCCGCGTGCCGATCACCGCCGTCGTCCGCGAACGGCTGCCCGCCCTCGGCGAGCGGGAGACCGGCGACCTGATCGCGACCGCCGTCGCGCTGGCCGGGGCGCTGTGGCAGATCGCGACGCCGCCCGCGGAGGTCGCCGCCCTCTACCGCAGCGACCCGCGCCTGGCCCACGCGGTCGTCGAGGTCGAGCCGCGCCTGGCCCGGATCCTGACCGCGACGATCACCGGGATGACCCACGGGCAGCCGCAGCCGCGGCCCTGACCAGCAGCGCGGCAGCGCCCGTTCCGACGTCCGGCAGTCTGTGCGATGCTGCTTCGATGTCGCTCGCCCCTGCCCCCGCGGAGCCGATAACGCCCGACGCCGTGCGCGAGGTGCCGGACACGCTGCTCACCCAGTCCTGGCTCGACCTGTCGTTCGTGCACTGGGCCGCCGACCCCGCGGTCGTGGCACCGCTGCTGCCGCCCGGAACCGTGCCGGACACCCACGAAGGCCTCACCTACATCGGCCTGGTGGCGTTCCGGATGTACCGGGTGGGCTGGTTCAAGGTCCCGGGCATCCCGTACCTCGGCACGTTCCCGGAGACCAACGTGCGGCTCTACTCGGTGGACCGCCACGGCCGGCGCGGAGTGGTGTTCCGCTCGCTGGAGGCCTCCCGGCTGCTGCCGGTGGCCGTCGCCCGCAGCGCCTTCCGACTGCCCTACATGTGGGCGAAGATGGCGATCGACCGCGAGGCGGACACCATCAGCTACACCAGCAGCCGGCGCTGGCCGGGGCCGCGCGGCACGCGCTCGCGGATCGCGGTGCGCATCGGTGAGCGGATCGGGCAGCCGACCGAGCTCGAACACTTCCTGACCGCCCGCTGGGGCATGCACAACGCCTTCTTCGGCCGGCCGGTGTACCTGCCCAACACCCACCCGCGCTGGCCGCTCCACCGGGCCGAACTCCTGCACTGCGAGGACGAGCTGGTGACCGCCGCCGGGCTGCCGGCACCGGTCGGGCCGCCGGTGAGCGTGCTCCACTCCCCCGGCGTCCCGGTCCGCTTCGGCCGCCCCGCCCGCCCGGGCGGCCTGCCCACCCCCTGACACCAGCCCGGGCGCCGACGGGTGTGCGAGACTCGCGGATCCGTCCGGACGGGCCGAGCACTGGCGGCGCGGCAGCGCGGGGTCCTGAACGGGACCCCTGCCGATACCCGGGGCGCATGCCGCAGGGCCTGGGCCCCACCCGCGACAGCGGGCGGGCCCA from Kitasatospora sp. NBC_01250 includes these protein-coding regions:
- a CDS encoding TetR/AcrR family transcriptional regulator codes for the protein MNAAEFQRARSPEAKRLREASILEAARALGRERGIRSVTLTDIAAAVGMHKSALLRYFETREEIFLLLTAEGWQEWSQALTERLRAEPDPGPAGVAQAFAATLAARGLFCDLLAHAPLTLERNVSLDVVRDFKLGTLAARVPITAVVRERLPALGERETGDLIATAVALAGALWQIATPPAEVAALYRSDPRLAHAVVEVEPRLARILTATITGMTHGQPQPRP
- a CDS encoding YqjF family protein, yielding MSLAPAPAEPITPDAVREVPDTLLTQSWLDLSFVHWAADPAVVAPLLPPGTVPDTHEGLTYIGLVAFRMYRVGWFKVPGIPYLGTFPETNVRLYSVDRHGRRGVVFRSLEASRLLPVAVARSAFRLPYMWAKMAIDREADTISYTSSRRWPGPRGTRSRIAVRIGERIGQPTELEHFLTARWGMHNAFFGRPVYLPNTHPRWPLHRAELLHCEDELVTAAGLPAPVGPPVSVLHSPGVPVRFGRPARPGGLPTP
- a CDS encoding SDR family NAD(P)-dependent oxidoreductase codes for the protein MQQTWFITGSSRGFGRALVNAALEAGDSVAATARRPEQLADLAERHGSRIRPIALDVTDPAAARAALAEARQHFGGIDVLVNNAGYANVSPIETTEESDFRAQFETNFWGVYNVTKAAIPLLREQQGGLVMQFSSVGGRVGGSPGIASYQAAKFAIDGFSRVLRAELAPFGVKVLVVEPSGFRTDWAGPSMTVHDIPAAYAETVGAVNARLRQNDDGAAGDPVRAAEILVRMAKRGDIPHHLPLGAGAAEASIALDRRLLQSDLTWREVSRSADFTEPYPAPFPPDDPAA